Sequence from the uncultured Draconibacterium sp. genome:
CTGCTCGGCAATTTGTTGCTTTTTGCGCTCCTGGCGTTCTTTTTCACGCTCTTCCTTTGATTTTTTTGCCGGGCGTGTTTTCTGATTCATATTGCTCAGATCAATCTTGCCCACCACTTTTATTTTATCATCCGATTTTGGCGTTGTTGCTCTAATAACGTCTTCCACTTTTTCTTTAGGTGTGATTTCGGCTTTTGGTGCTGCTTCCTTTTTTTCAGCTTTCGGTGCAGCTTCTTGTTTTATTTCGGCTGCCGGTGCCTCTTTCACTTCTTCTTTGGCTGGAACCTCTTTGGCAGCAACCTCTTTGGCAGGAACCTCTTTTTCAGGTTGCTTCTCTTCGGCTTTTACTTCAGCTTTAACTTCAACGGGTTTCTCTTCAACAGGTTTTTCAACCTTCTTCTTCGGCTTGTTCACCTCGTCGAGATCGATCTTGTCGAGCACCTTAACTTTTACCTCAGGTTTTTTAATAACTTCTTCTGCCGGTTTCTCTTCAACCTTTTTCTCAGCAGCAGGCTCTTCAAGCTTTGGTTCCTTTTTCTCCTGATCTTCAGCTTCGGGCTCCATCGAAATCACTTCTTTCTTTGGACGCTGACTCTTCAGGTTCATTTTTTCCGACTCTTTCTTGATGGTAATATCTATTTTATATTCCTTTTCAAGAAGTTGCACGGCGTCTTCTGCAACTTTAGTATTAGGGTTTGAATCGATTTCGTACCCTTTCTTATGCAAAAACTCAACAATGGTATGAATACCTACGTTGAACTGCCTTGCAAGTTTACTAAGTCTTGTTGTTTTGCCTGCTACCATATACTTCTTTATTTACTTTTCTAATTTGTATGAATAAAACCAATCTGCATTGATGGTTACTATTCAAATTCTGAACTAAGAATTTTCAGAACCTCATCAATAGTTTCGTCTTCGAGGTCGGTTCTTTTAATCAATTCAGCACGCGGGATGTTTAATACGTTCTTGGCAGTATCGCAACCGATTCCTTTTAACGCATCAATTACCCAGCTTTCAATTTCATCTGCAAACTCATCCAGGTTCACATCTTCGTCGTCTTCTTCCATCTCACGATAAACATCGATCTCGTATCCGGTTAACTGGCTGGCCAAACGAATATTTAATCCGCCTTTACCAATTGCCAGCGAAACTTCTTCCGGCTTCAGATATACTTCAGCTTTTTTATCTTCTTCCAGAATTTTAATCGAATTAATTTTCGCAGGATTCAGCGATCGTTTAATGAACAACTGAAGGTTCGATGAATAATTGATAACATCGATGTTTTCGTTACGTAACTCACGAACGATTCCGTGGATTCTCGATCCTTTCATTCCTACACATGCTCCAACCGGATCGATACGTTCGTCGTACGATTCAACCGCTACTTTAGCACGCTCGCCCGGTACACGAACAATTTTCTTGATGGTGATTAATCCATCGAAAATTTCAGGGATCTCCAACTCGAACAAACGCTCGAGGAAAGCCGGTGCTGTGCGCGACAAAATAATAAGCGGGTTGTTATTTCGTAATTCTACTTTATATACAATGGCGCGAACGTTATCTCCTTTACGGAAATAATCGGATGGAATTTGCTCTGATTTTGGAAGGATCAATTCGTTTCCTTCGTCATCAAGAATCAGAATTTCTTTTTTCCAAACCTGGTAAACTTCACCTGTAACGATGTCGCCAATTTTGTTTTTGTACTTTCCGTAAATATGGTCTTTCTCCAGTTCCAGAATTTTACTGGCCAGATTCTGACGCAAATTTAAAATTGCACGGCGACCAAAATCGGCTAATTTAACCTCGTCGGTAACTTCTTCGCCTACTTCGTAATCGTCGTCAATTTTCAGCGCATCGCTTAAAGTTATTTGCAAATTCGGATCTTCGATCTCGTCGTCTGCTACAACTTCGCGGTTTCTCCAAATCTCAAAGTCGCCCTTATCAATATTGATAATAACATCAAAGTTTTCATCAGTACCATACTGACGGATAAGCACACTGCGGAAAACGTCTTCCAGCACGCTCATCATTGTAACCCTGTCAATGTTTTTTAGCTCCTTAAATTCGGCAAAAGTATCTATCAGGTTAATATTTTCCATCTTTCATCGCTTTATTTAAATGAAATAACCGCTTTCGCACTTTTTATTTCGTCGTATTTTAAAATATGTTTTTTTACTACCAATTGCTTTTTCTTGTGACCCTCCACTTTTTCGCGTTTCGAGGTCTCAAGTACTATGCCATCCTCACTATTTTCCAAAAGCAGCCCATTCAATTTCTCATTGTCGGCTGTTAAAACCTCGATTTCTTTACCGGTATTTTTTTCGTATTGCTGCCTTACTTTAAAGCTTTCGGTTAGCCCCGGAGACGAAACCTGCAACGAAAAATCCTCTTCATCCCTATCGAGATTGTGCTCTACATTACGACTGACAGCAATACATTGTTCGATAGTGATGCCATTAAATCCATCAACGTACACATTTATGTCGTTGGCCGAACTTATCGTCACATCAACAATAAACATCTGATCATCAAGACGTTCATTTACCAAATCTATTACTTTCTGTTTTGCTATCATTTCTCTATATGTAACAAAATAGGGAACCAACGGTCCCCTAAAAATTTCGCTTTTTAGAAAATTCTCGGCAAAAATAGTAATATTATCCAACATTAACAAATATCCGCTCTTACTTAAAATGCTGATTTTAAAGTAAAAAATCATTAACCGCATTCTGTGCATAACAAATTCATTTTTACCTGACTTTGCGTTTTATTTTATAAAAAAAACATTGTCATTTGCATATACAAACAGAATTACATGGTTTATTCCGTAATAATACGGTATTAGAGAAAGTTTTGTAGTTTTAAACCAACCGAAAAACAGCTTTGTGCATCAGGTCCAGCTCAATAAAAAGAAAATAATAAACGATCCCGTTTTCGGGTTTATTAACCTGCAGTCCGATATTATATTCGATCTGTTGGAACATCCAATATT
This genomic interval carries:
- the rimP gene encoding ribosome assembly cofactor RimP, with amino-acid sequence MIAKQKVIDLVNERLDDQMFIVDVTISSANDINVYVDGFNGITIEQCIAVSRNVEHNLDRDEEDFSLQVSSPGLTESFKVRQQYEKNTGKEIEVLTADNEKLNGLLLENSEDGIVLETSKREKVEGHKKKQLVVKKHILKYDEIKSAKAVISFK
- the nusA gene encoding transcription termination factor NusA, translated to MENINLIDTFAEFKELKNIDRVTMMSVLEDVFRSVLIRQYGTDENFDVIINIDKGDFEIWRNREVVADDEIEDPNLQITLSDALKIDDDYEVGEEVTDEVKLADFGRRAILNLRQNLASKILELEKDHIYGKYKNKIGDIVTGEVYQVWKKEILILDDEGNELILPKSEQIPSDYFRKGDNVRAIVYKVELRNNNPLIILSRTAPAFLERLFELEIPEIFDGLITIKKIVRVPGERAKVAVESYDERIDPVGACVGMKGSRIHGIVRELRNENIDVINYSSNLQLFIKRSLNPAKINSIKILEEDKKAEVYLKPEEVSLAIGKGGLNIRLASQLTGYEIDVYREMEEDDEDVNLDEFADEIESWVIDALKGIGCDTAKNVLNIPRAELIKRTDLEDETIDEVLKILSSEFE